A window of the Coprobacter fastidiosus genome harbors these coding sequences:
- a CDS encoding helix-turn-helix domain-containing protein → MDKPMNRIKEVLEEKGIKQTWLAEKLGKSFCIVNSYVCNRRQPSLEVLFEIAEILDVNVKDLIKN, encoded by the coding sequence ATGGACAAACCTATGAACCGAATAAAAGAGGTGCTTGAAGAAAAAGGCATTAAACAGACATGGTTAGCAGAAAAGCTCGGAAAGAGCTTTTGTATTGTCAATTCTTATGTTTGCAACCGTCGGCAACCAAGTTTAGAAGTATTATTTGAGATTGCAGAAATTTTAGATGTAAACGTCAAAGATTTAATTAAAAATTAA
- a CDS encoding N-6 DNA methylase, producing the protein MTAQRDVVGDAFEVFIHRALKGGQGQYFTPKNVVRTAIRILDIDTEDKIIDPACGSGGFLIEGLKYLHDKIEKKGKEFNWPQDEINNEKIAKANINFRGIEKDTFLSKVVKAYMVIMGDGKSGIFCEDSLEFPQNWQTKTQSNIQLGTFDILLANPPFGAKIPVKGEKKLSQYPLGYKWKYNSKIKLWEKSKIKEKEAPQVLFIDRCLDFVREGGRLAIILPDGMLSNPTDGYIVQHMLERAELLGLIDLPMSTFLPYTPTKTHLIFLRRTDKPRKDYTFFMSYTKTCGHDKRGREINEDEISIIPEYIKKIDKNEKHSHLGWNMKLSEVKNNILLPKYYNPDIENDLDEYRESGKYIIKSIEELQKEKIIKVSRGNEVGSENYGTGEIPFVRTSEVSNWEITTDCTHCLSKDIYELYRKKQNIEIDDILVVNDGTYLMGRTAMITEADIKIVIQSHFRRIKVLKKDIISPYLLLALLGLEVVQKQIESKSFRQGTISTLGNRLMEVKIPIPIDEQLKKELSDKVKKIILNKQEAKLIAQSYKLLNKTENLMGIKNKAKIGNL; encoded by the coding sequence ATGACAGCCCAAAGAGATGTAGTTGGAGATGCATTTGAAGTATTTATACACAGAGCTTTAAAAGGTGGTCAAGGCCAATACTTTACTCCTAAAAATGTAGTAAGAACAGCTATTCGGATTCTTGATATTGATACAGAAGATAAGATAATAGATCCTGCCTGTGGCTCAGGAGGATTTCTTATAGAGGGATTAAAATATTTACATGATAAAATAGAAAAAAAAGGTAAAGAATTTAATTGGCCTCAAGATGAAATAAATAATGAAAAAATAGCTAAAGCTAATATCAATTTTAGAGGAATAGAAAAAGATACATTCCTTTCAAAAGTTGTAAAAGCTTACATGGTAATAATGGGCGATGGTAAGAGTGGAATATTTTGTGAAGATAGTTTAGAGTTTCCACAGAATTGGCAAACAAAAACACAATCAAATATTCAATTAGGGACATTTGATATATTATTGGCAAATCCTCCATTTGGGGCTAAGATACCGGTAAAGGGAGAAAAAAAATTATCACAATATCCTCTTGGTTACAAATGGAAATATAATAGTAAAATCAAGTTATGGGAAAAAAGTAAGATAAAAGAAAAAGAGGCTCCACAAGTTCTTTTTATAGACAGATGTTTAGATTTTGTAAGAGAAGGAGGACGTTTGGCTATAATTTTACCAGATGGAATGCTTAGTAATCCAACTGATGGGTATATAGTTCAACATATGCTAGAACGTGCAGAACTTTTAGGTTTAATAGATTTACCAATGAGTACATTTTTGCCATATACTCCAACGAAAACTCATTTAATTTTTTTGAGACGAACAGATAAACCTAGAAAGGATTATACATTTTTTATGAGTTACACTAAAACATGCGGGCATGATAAAAGAGGTAGAGAAATTAATGAAGATGAGATTTCAATAATTCCTGAATATATAAAGAAAATAGATAAGAACGAAAAACATTCTCATTTAGGATGGAATATGAAACTTAGTGAAGTAAAGAATAATATTCTTTTGCCAAAATATTATAATCCAGATATAGAGAATGATTTAGATGAATATAGAGAAAGTGGAAAATATATAATCAAAAGCATTGAAGAGTTACAGAAAGAAAAAATAATCAAAGTAAGTAGAGGAAATGAAGTTGGTAGTGAAAATTATGGAACAGGTGAAATCCCCTTTGTTAGAACATCAGAAGTTTCAAATTGGGAAATAACTACAGACTGTACTCATTGTCTTTCTAAGGATATTTATGAATTATATAGAAAAAAACAAAACATTGAGATTGATGATATTTTGGTTGTAAATGATGGGACTTATTTAATGGGAAGAACTGCAATGATAACTGAAGCAGATATTAAGATCGTTATCCAAAGTCATTTTAGACGAATTAAAGTTCTAAAAAAAGATATTATATCTCCTTACTTATTATTAGCTCTTCTTGGTTTGGAAGTAGTGCAAAAACAAATTGAATCTAAATCTTTTAGACAAGGAACTATTTCAACTTTAGGAAATAGATTAATGGAAGTTAAAATTCCTATACCTATTGACGAACAATTAAAAAAAGAATTATCAGATAAGGTTAAAAAGATAATTCTAAATAAGCAAGAAGCTAAATTAATAGCGCAATCATATAAATTATTAAATAAAACAGAAAATTTGATGGGAATCAAAAATAAAGCGAAAATTGGTAATCTATAA
- a CDS encoding type I restriction enzyme HsdR N-terminal domain-containing protein gives MEKDILKNGYIHDYISGLQVKASPEEVEAVQVYSKILVEDYHYPKDNIQTHPQFRVKASPSDTSYKYPVDIVVFKTPKKKRGEEYIIVECKKKTREDGISQLKDYLKFSEAELGVWYNGESTHYIRKYITEGHILFDESIINIPQYLQRLEDIGLFKRADLKSTHNLKAKFISIRNYLAGNAVGTTRDEELARQIINIILCKLYDEKFTKPDDIVSFRAGINESAKEVAQRIKD, from the coding sequence ATGGAAAAGGATATTTTAAAAAATGGTTATATACATGATTATATATCAGGCTTACAAGTAAAAGCTTCACCTGAAGAAGTAGAAGCTGTACAAGTATATTCGAAAATATTGGTTGAAGACTATCATTATCCCAAAGATAATATACAAACTCATCCTCAGTTTAGAGTAAAAGCATCTCCGTCTGATACTTCATATAAATATCCTGTTGATATTGTGGTATTTAAAACCCCTAAAAAAAAGAGAGGTGAAGAATATATTATAGTAGAATGTAAGAAAAAAACAAGAGAAGATGGTATATCACAATTAAAGGATTATCTAAAATTTTCAGAAGCAGAATTGGGGGTTTGGTATAATGGAGAATCAACACATTATATAAGAAAATACATAACAGAAGGACATATATTATTTGATGAATCTATAATTAATATACCCCAATATCTTCAAAGATTAGAAGATATTGGACTATTTAAGCGTGCAGACTTAAAATCTACACACAATCTTAAGGCTAAATTTATTTCAATTAGAAATTATTTAGCAGGAAATGCTGTAGGAACAACAAGAGATGAAGAGCTCGCTCGTCAAATAATTAATATTATTTTGTGTAAGCTATATGATGAGAAATTTACTAAACCTGATGATATTGTTTCATTTAGAGCTGGTATAAATGAGAGTGCAAAAGAAGTAGCTCAGAGAATTAAAGATTGA
- a CDS encoding AAA family ATPase: METPFIFGKIATEKNFTDREKETTYLVQYFTSLINTIIISPRGWGKSSLVNKAAKLAMAQDSNLRICHIDLFNVRSEEHFYSLLAQKVIAATSTKWEEAIENAKSFFSHLVPKISIGTDPTNEVSIDFDWEEVNRNPDEVLDLAEKIARKKGLKIVICVDEFQNIAEFTDPDYFQKKLRSHWQLHQSVAYCLYGSKRHMMMEVFTDSSKPFYKFGNLMFLNKIETPCLVEFFKSRFADTGKNISDEASHLIAKLVDNHPYYAQQLAQLSWLRTKDVCTVEIVREAHTALVEQLSLLFVIITETLTTQQLNYLKALIAGEKAISSTEVMHRYQISSTTSISRSKAALIKNDILDNKAGEISFQDPIYAYWLKTEYFAK, translated from the coding sequence ATGGAAACTCCGTTTATATTTGGAAAGATTGCTACCGAGAAGAATTTTACAGACCGTGAGAAAGAAACAACTTACTTGGTCCAGTACTTCACATCGTTAATCAATACAATTATTATCTCTCCTCGCGGCTGGGGTAAAAGTTCGCTTGTAAATAAGGCGGCGAAGTTGGCAATGGCGCAGGATAGCAATCTCCGAATCTGTCATATAGACCTTTTCAATGTGCGTAGTGAGGAACATTTCTATTCGCTGCTTGCCCAAAAGGTTATTGCCGCTACTTCCACAAAATGGGAGGAGGCAATCGAAAATGCGAAGAGTTTCTTTTCGCACCTTGTTCCCAAGATTTCAATCGGTACAGACCCCACCAATGAGGTTTCAATCGACTTTGATTGGGAAGAGGTAAACCGCAACCCCGATGAAGTGCTCGATCTTGCTGAAAAGATTGCCAGGAAGAAAGGGCTGAAAATCGTGATTTGCGTAGATGAGTTCCAAAATATCGCGGAATTTACCGACCCAGACTACTTCCAGAAAAAGTTGCGTTCACATTGGCAGCTGCACCAGAGTGTAGCCTATTGTCTTTATGGCAGCAAGCGCCACATGATGATGGAAGTGTTTACCGACTCCTCCAAGCCATTCTACAAGTTCGGCAATCTGATGTTTCTCAATAAGATTGAGACACCTTGCCTCGTGGAATTTTTCAAGAGTCGTTTTGCTGATACCGGCAAGAACATCAGCGATGAAGCAAGCCATTTGATTGCAAAGCTCGTAGATAACCATCCATATTACGCACAGCAGCTGGCACAGCTTTCATGGCTCAGAACAAAGGATGTATGCACCGTTGAGATCGTGCGTGAGGCACACACGGCATTGGTGGAACAATTAAGTCTGTTGTTTGTAATAATCACCGAAACACTGACCACACAGCAACTGAACTATCTCAAGGCCCTTATAGCCGGAGAAAAGGCTATTAGTTCAACTGAAGTGATGCATCGCTATCAAATCTCTTCAACGACCTCAATCTCCCGCTCAAAGGCTGCCCTTATCAAAAATGACATATTGGACAATAAGGCTGGTGAAATCTCGTTCCAAGACCCGATTTATGCCTATTGGTTGAAGACTGAGTACTTCGCAAAATAA
- a CDS encoding helix-turn-helix domain-containing protein encodes MANEQITFDKLPQAVGYLTEQMEQIRQMVAALQPQTSSDKHRLIEIDEACKITRKAKPTIYTLARKGLIPAYKRGKKLYFYEDELLQWIESGRKQMRAMSLQEQAAEIVHGAKRKPKGGYNF; translated from the coding sequence ATGGCAAACGAACAAATCACTTTTGATAAGCTGCCGCAGGCGGTAGGTTATCTCACAGAACAGATGGAACAAATCCGGCAAATGGTAGCGGCACTGCAACCGCAGACCTCTTCCGACAAGCATCGTCTTATTGAAATTGACGAAGCCTGCAAAATCACACGAAAGGCAAAGCCTACCATTTACACGCTTGCGCGTAAAGGACTGATTCCGGCTTACAAACGAGGTAAGAAACTCTACTTCTATGAAGATGAGTTGCTGCAATGGATTGAGTCCGGACGCAAGCAGATGCGGGCAATGTCGCTTCAGGAACAGGCTGCGGAAATAGTACATGGAGCGAAACGCAAACCAAAGGGAGGCTATAACTTTTGA
- a CDS encoding MobC family plasmid mobilization relaxosome protein yields the protein MDKKNTVTIRLTDEQFDRLRSLSRRSKRSQSEVVRSLIEHGTVRERITKENLDIIRKLIGESTNLNQLAKRANAYGFYRVADECRTVAQQISQLIKQLKDDR from the coding sequence ATGGACAAGAAAAATACAGTTACAATCCGTCTTACAGACGAACAGTTTGACCGGCTCAGATCACTCAGCCGACGCAGTAAACGCAGTCAAAGCGAGGTAGTGCGTTCACTCATCGAACACGGTACGGTGCGCGAACGGATTACGAAAGAAAATCTTGACATCATCCGAAAACTGATTGGCGAAAGCACGAACTTGAACCAGCTTGCCAAACGAGCCAATGCTTACGGTTTTTATCGTGTGGCCGATGAGTGCCGGACCGTCGCCCAACAGATTTCACAACTCATAAAACAGCTCAAAGATGATAGGTAA
- a CDS encoding McrB family protein, which yields MEDYYYRYKCLLEYFVTHLEYVQTKSENIVGYKKYIEPILNSFIVTGLGYNDQAIQNQISNWANYGKHKLCINVTCSFGSYMTNQCYLNWNGTWLNTRPIWNKAKQIITGLYLSKQEKASAKSEMSFSLSELGLFDDMAPNENLKNFFDTFETLIVNKEKHEAMIEYANLLKSNKNLILTGAPGTGKTYLAKLIAKEFGATEENHQCKMVQFHPSYDYTDFVEGLRPIQKEGESNIGFELKRGVFKDFCAQALENLIDSKKSRQDINEDVMFKNAYDDMIDKIRNEEIKEIPLKSSSMSMEIVDVSDNNNLILKAKGNDSKKTYIVSFNRLRKLSLVYKNIEALDSIHNIYKAVTDAIKGCHTSAYWATLYFLYKNFIHHNAIEEKRVERKNFVFIIDEINRGEISKIFGELFFSIDSGYRGETGKIQTQYQNLIEDGDMYEDGFYVPENVYIIGTMNDIDRSVDSMDFAMRRRFAWKEIKATDRIEMLDELSDLKNEAIDKMVNLNMTIEKTEGLNSSYHIGPAYFRKVMLYKDNPDTMWSYLWDYHIKGVLYEYVRGTEDVDIKMAAFEKAYNNK from the coding sequence ATGGAAGACTATTACTATCGGTATAAATGTTTGTTAGAATACTTTGTTACTCATTTAGAGTATGTCCAAACAAAATCTGAAAATATTGTTGGATATAAAAAGTATATAGAACCTATACTTAATAGCTTTATTGTAACTGGATTAGGTTATAATGACCAAGCTATACAGAACCAAATATCAAACTGGGCTAATTATGGAAAACATAAATTGTGCATTAATGTTACATGTAGCTTTGGATCATATATGACAAATCAATGCTATTTGAATTGGAATGGTACATGGCTAAATACGAGGCCAATTTGGAATAAGGCAAAGCAAATTATAACAGGATTGTATTTATCCAAACAAGAAAAAGCATCAGCAAAGTCAGAGATGTCTTTTTCATTGTCGGAATTAGGACTTTTTGACGACATGGCTCCTAATGAAAATCTAAAAAATTTTTTTGATACATTTGAGACTTTAATAGTTAACAAGGAGAAACATGAAGCTATGATTGAATATGCTAATTTACTTAAGAGTAACAAGAATCTGATTTTAACAGGTGCTCCTGGTACTGGGAAAACTTACTTGGCGAAGTTGATAGCAAAAGAATTTGGAGCAACCGAAGAGAATCATCAATGTAAAATGGTGCAATTCCACCCTTCATATGATTATACAGATTTTGTTGAAGGATTGCGGCCTATTCAAAAAGAAGGAGAATCTAATATCGGATTTGAATTAAAGCGTGGAGTATTTAAGGATTTTTGTGCTCAAGCGCTTGAAAATCTAATTGATAGCAAAAAAAGTCGTCAAGACATAAATGAGGATGTGATGTTTAAGAATGCCTATGATGATATGATAGACAAAATCCGAAACGAAGAAATTAAAGAGATTCCTCTAAAATCAAGCTCTATGAGTATGGAAATAGTGGATGTTTCAGATAATAATAATCTTATTCTAAAGGCGAAAGGTAACGATTCAAAAAAAACATATATAGTATCTTTTAATAGGCTAAGAAAATTATCATTAGTCTATAAAAATATTGAAGCACTAGATTCTATACACAATATTTACAAAGCTGTTACAGATGCCATAAAAGGATGTCATACATCAGCATATTGGGCTACATTATATTTCTTATATAAGAATTTTATACATCATAATGCAATAGAGGAAAAGCGTGTAGAACGTAAGAATTTTGTATTTATTATAGATGAAATAAATAGAGGCGAAATTTCAAAAATTTTTGGAGAATTATTCTTTTCGATAGATTCAGGATATAGAGGCGAAACTGGAAAAATTCAAACTCAGTATCAAAACCTTATAGAAGATGGTGATATGTATGAAGATGGATTTTATGTGCCAGAAAATGTATATATTATTGGAACAATGAATGATATTGACCGAAGTGTGGATTCTATGGACTTCGCAATGCGTCGACGTTTTGCATGGAAAGAAATAAAAGCGACGGATAGAATAGAAATGTTAGATGAATTAAGTGATTTAAAGAATGAAGCTATTGATAAAATGGTTAATCTCAATATGACCATAGAGAAAACAGAAGGACTAAATTCATCTTATCATATAGGTCCAGCATATTTCAGAAAGGTTATGTTATATAAAGATAATCCAGATACAATGTGGTCATATTTATGGGATTATCATATTAAAGGCGTACTCTATGAATACGTAAGAGGAACCGAAGATGTTGATATAAAGATGGCGGCATTCGAGAAAGCATATAACAACAAATAA
- a CDS encoding McrC family protein: MSNVYKTYDYSQIPITQLRDKDRENLSKIANFTIRNLCENNNSNLLIFSQQLDIHHDGIADSYIFTMDNQKLQTGDLLGFIGINDSQITISTRFSKNDIEDYFLHYMLQKVFHINLLDLQHSISNDRIFDFLTYMFPFYLKRALKQGLYKKYTTKNCNNINVKGTINISNHIKNNTPFTGKIAYRIKEYNCDNDLTQLIRHTIEYIRDSYMSAILQTDADTVAYVSQICNATPSYDKRALNNILIKNRNPIFHPYYTEYRILQKLCIQILCHKRLKYGVDNNRIYGLLFSGSWLWEEFIHKTILKECGFSHPQNRARKGGIYLFNKNEADINFVVSRCKRYPDYFKENFILDAKYKHLDNNRIDRNDMHQIISYMHVEKANIGGFIYPKSTMDIMVTKLGDLRGFGGVIYNIGVPIPQEKETYAMFSLEMTNIQEELKRKILDLS; this comes from the coding sequence ATGTCTAATGTATATAAAACTTACGATTATAGTCAAATTCCAATAACTCAACTTAGAGATAAAGATAGAGAGAACTTATCAAAGATAGCAAATTTTACTATACGAAATCTATGCGAAAACAATAATTCTAATTTATTGATATTCTCTCAACAACTAGATATCCATCATGATGGTATTGCTGATAGCTACATTTTTACAATGGATAACCAAAAGTTGCAAACAGGAGATTTGTTGGGCTTTATTGGAATAAATGATAGTCAAATTACTATTAGTACTAGATTTTCGAAAAATGACATTGAGGATTATTTTTTACATTATATGTTACAAAAAGTATTTCATATAAATTTGTTAGACCTTCAACATTCAATATCAAACGATAGAATATTTGACTTTTTGACATACATGTTTCCGTTCTATTTGAAAAGGGCTTTGAAGCAGGGATTATATAAGAAATATACTACTAAAAATTGTAATAATATCAATGTTAAAGGAACCATAAATATTTCAAATCATATAAAAAACAACACCCCATTTACTGGGAAGATTGCATATAGAATAAAGGAGTATAATTGTGATAATGACCTTACACAACTTATAAGGCACACAATCGAATATATAAGAGATTCATATATGTCTGCGATATTACAAACAGATGCAGATACTGTAGCTTATGTTTCTCAAATATGTAATGCTACACCATCGTATGACAAACGTGCGTTAAATAATATTCTAATAAAAAACAGAAATCCAATTTTTCATCCATATTATACAGAGTACAGAATATTACAAAAATTGTGTATCCAGATTTTATGTCACAAAAGGCTGAAATATGGGGTTGATAATAATCGGATATATGGCTTATTATTTAGTGGATCATGGCTTTGGGAGGAGTTTATACATAAAACAATATTGAAAGAATGCGGATTTAGTCATCCACAAAATAGAGCTAGAAAAGGTGGAATCTATTTATTCAATAAAAATGAAGCAGATATAAATTTTGTAGTTAGTAGATGCAAACGTTATCCTGATTATTTTAAAGAAAATTTCATATTAGATGCTAAATACAAACATTTAGATAATAATCGTATAGACAGAAATGATATGCATCAAATTATATCATATATGCATGTTGAAAAAGCTAATATTGGCGGTTTCATATATCCTAAATCCACAATGGATATAATGGTAACTAAATTAGGCGACTTACGTGGATTTGGTGGTGTGATATACAATATAGGTGTACCAATACCTCAAGAAAAAGAAACATATGCTATGTTTAGTTTAGAAATGACTAATATTCAGGAAGAATTAAAAAGAAAAATATTGGATCTTAGCTAA
- a CDS encoding DUF3987 domain-containing protein produces the protein MGPSKLTAEGIIGEAVRIGAKMSGGEFPTEVFPIRIQRIISSLHDCQGYPVDYVAAAILAAIAVGIGNSHLVQVKRNWLESPILYMALIGRPGANKSHPLSFAFQPFIEHDYCQNQEYQKLYAEYERTMSMSKEERLETGLDEFPQAPVRRRFFVSDITPEGLSLIHAQNPRGLYLWSDELSAWFKNFNHYNDGSEEQFWLSVFNAKPTISDRKSTQNSIFIRRPYISVIGTIQKKILGELVKGERSSNSFIDRIFFMMPESVLKSRWNDRETPEELEIQWQQIIDKLIAQDCPHDENNELQPQCLLFDEDAKQRLYGWQHENARQCDMETNDALVGIYCKLGIYIIRFCLIIQLARWTYEECDKHTIDLESVNRAILLTEYFRTTAVKVQIAVSQEQLSELHRNIYLNLPQRFTTAEGIGITESYGMKEHAFKMFLKRHIGTLFRKENHGEYSK, from the coding sequence ATGGGACCTTCCAAATTAACAGCAGAAGGTATCATCGGCGAGGCTGTGCGCATCGGAGCCAAGATGTCTGGCGGTGAGTTCCCGACAGAAGTCTTTCCTATCAGGATTCAGCGTATCATCAGCAGTTTGCACGATTGTCAGGGCTATCCCGTGGATTATGTTGCTGCGGCTATCCTTGCGGCCATTGCCGTGGGGATTGGCAACTCCCATTTGGTGCAGGTGAAACGCAACTGGCTGGAAAGTCCCATTCTGTACATGGCATTGATTGGTCGCCCTGGAGCTAATAAAAGTCATCCACTGAGTTTTGCTTTCCAGCCGTTCATTGAACATGACTATTGTCAGAATCAGGAGTATCAGAAGTTGTATGCCGAGTATGAACGCACTATGTCCATGAGTAAGGAGGAACGCTTGGAAACCGGTTTGGATGAGTTTCCGCAGGCTCCCGTGCGCAGACGCTTTTTTGTTTCGGATATCACTCCCGAAGGATTGAGCCTGATACATGCCCAGAATCCCAGAGGACTCTACCTTTGGTCGGACGAGCTATCGGCCTGGTTCAAGAATTTCAACCACTACAATGACGGTTCGGAAGAACAATTCTGGCTTTCGGTATTCAATGCCAAGCCTACGATTTCCGACCGCAAGAGTACGCAAAATTCCATTTTTATCAGACGTCCCTATATCTCCGTTATCGGTACCATCCAAAAGAAGATTCTTGGTGAATTGGTCAAGGGCGAGCGTTCGAGTAACAGTTTTATTGACCGTATTTTTTTTATGATGCCCGAATCTGTCTTGAAAAGCAGATGGAACGACCGGGAAACTCCTGAAGAACTGGAAATCCAGTGGCAACAGATTATCGACAAGCTGATCGCACAGGATTGTCCGCATGACGAGAATAATGAGTTGCAGCCTCAATGCCTGCTATTTGATGAAGATGCCAAGCAACGGCTTTACGGTTGGCAGCATGAAAATGCCCGCCAATGTGATATGGAAACCAATGATGCCTTGGTAGGTATTTACTGCAAACTGGGAATCTACATTATCCGGTTTTGTCTGATTATCCAGCTTGCTCGATGGACTTACGAAGAGTGCGACAAGCATACAATTGACCTTGAAAGTGTGAACCGTGCCATCCTGCTGACTGAGTATTTTCGGACTACAGCCGTAAAAGTGCAGATTGCCGTCAGTCAGGAACAGTTGAGCGAATTGCACCGCAACATCTACCTGAACCTGCCTCAGAGATTTACGACGGCAGAAGGTATCGGTATCACTGAAAGTTACGGAATGAAAGAGCATGCTTTCAAGATGTTTCTAAAACGCCACATCGGAACATTATTCAGAAAAGAGAATCATGGAGAATACAGTAAATAA
- a CDS encoding glycoside hydrolase family 71/99-like protein, translating into MKKTFCVLLGILIFCTAGIEAKKKYSSYKGLIMAGYQGWFNTSDDGANRKWRHYPGKQGFKPGSCSIDMWPDVSEYEKVYSTPFRFADGGVASVFSSYDESTVDTHFRWMKEYGLDGVFMQRFVGEVKNPSGKNHFNKVLASATKAADKYDRAICVMYDLSGMKGTDASFVLDDIDELTRLFNIGNRKKNPSYLFHNGRPLVVIWGVGFNDRRRYTTEDVELIVDGLKKRGFSVMLGVPTYWRELRSDTENNPKLHELIRKSDIIMPWFVGRYNDRSFEKFKHLVPEDIAWCKSNKIDYAPLVFPGFSWKNMKGMNSHSTPRNKGQFLWDQMYNAVSSGAEMIYVAMFDEMDEGTAIFKCATKVPIGESVFVPIEEGLSSDHYLWLVGQGKKMLKNPKGFSSELPVRK; encoded by the coding sequence ATGAAGAAAACTTTTTGTGTTTTATTGGGGATACTTATTTTTTGTACTGCCGGAATTGAGGCCAAAAAGAAGTATTCTTCTTATAAAGGGTTGATAATGGCCGGCTATCAAGGTTGGTTTAACACTTCGGATGACGGTGCGAATCGAAAATGGAGACACTATCCCGGAAAACAGGGATTTAAACCCGGTTCTTGCAGCATAGATATGTGGCCTGATGTCAGTGAATATGAGAAAGTATATTCTACACCGTTCCGTTTTGCAGACGGAGGTGTGGCCTCGGTATTCAGTTCTTATGACGAATCTACGGTCGATACACATTTTCGTTGGATGAAAGAGTACGGTTTAGATGGGGTATTTATGCAACGATTTGTAGGAGAAGTGAAAAATCCTTCGGGGAAAAATCATTTTAATAAGGTTTTGGCTTCGGCTACAAAAGCTGCCGATAAATATGATCGTGCAATTTGTGTTATGTATGATCTTAGCGGAATGAAGGGAACGGACGCATCGTTTGTTTTGGATGATATAGATGAACTTACACGTTTATTTAATATCGGAAATCGGAAAAAGAATCCTTCTTATTTATTCCATAACGGTAGACCGCTTGTCGTGATTTGGGGAGTGGGATTTAATGATCGTCGCAGATATACTACTGAAGATGTCGAGTTGATTGTCGATGGACTTAAAAAACGGGGTTTTAGTGTGATGTTGGGAGTTCCTACTTATTGGAGAGAATTGAGGTCTGATACGGAGAATAATCCGAAACTTCATGAATTGATTCGTAAAAGCGATATTATAATGCCTTGGTTTGTCGGACGTTATAATGACCGGAGTTTTGAGAAGTTCAAGCATTTAGTTCCTGAAGATATTGCTTGGTGTAAAAGCAATAAGATAGATTATGCACCTTTGGTTTTTCCCGGATTTTCATGGAAGAATATGAAAGGCATGAACAGCCATTCTACACCGAGAAATAAAGGTCAGTTTTTATGGGATCAAATGTATAATGCCGTAAGTTCCGGAGCTGAAATGATTTATGTAGCTATGTTCGATGAAATGGATGAGGGCACGGCCATATTTAAATGTGCAACAAAAGTACCGATTGGAGAATCTGTTTTTGTCCCGATTGAAGAAGGCTTGTCGAGTGATCATTATTTGTGGTTGGTAGGGCAGGGGAAAAAGATGTTGAAAAATCCGAAAGGCTTTTCTTCGGAACTTCCTGTCAGAAAATGA